The nucleotide window AGACCTGGCCCTCTGGAGCTTTGATTCCTTTGCTCTGAATTGCAGGTCACCTTGTAGCCCTTGCGAGTAACGATGGCACGGTGAAGACCTTGAACGTCAGCTCGGGGCAGCTTTCCAGCCTGGCAGGCCATGAGGGCGAGGTGCAGAGCGTGGTCTTTGATCACAGGGCAGAGCACTTGCTGTCGGGGGGCTCGGATGGGACCGTCCGGCTGTGGTGCTGAGCCCCTGGAGGTGGCTGGATGGaagaggaggagccaggctgcagggaaccagcagcaaTCAGCTGGCTCAGCGCCTTCACTGCTGCGTGCGCGGGGAGCGCGTTTGTAGCTGGGCCCAATAAAACCCAGCGTGTCTGTGTATGTTGTTCTGTGTGTGTCTTTCAGGGCCCCGGGACCCTCCTGTGGGGGCTGCGGGAGCAGTAGCTTCCCAAGGACGCCTAATGCCAGCCCAGACGAATTGCAAAGAGCCTGGTTTGTTCCGTGGCACAGCCAGCTCccggcttccccacccccagcctcgcCTGGGAGCTGCCTTGAAGTTTGACTAACGCAGCGACGTGGGGcattcccaaccccctccccccagtctctgGCTGGGCAGGAGCGCACAAGAGCTGGCGACAGGCGCCTgatctctgcctcctcctgcaggcGCGCCAGGGCGCTTCAGCCTTAGCACCGGCGCTGCCTGGGACTCAGCCCCGCCGTGGGCTGCCCGGGGCGGCTCTCCCCGGCTCGGAGCCGGCccgtctggctctgggggagggcggggacgggggcggggtgGGTTTGCCCGCTCTGGCGCTCGGCGATGCCCCCACCCTGGAAGGGCTCCTAGCGGCCGGGGAGCCCAGCCCGTGCGGGGCGCTGTCCGCGGTACTGAAGGGATCCCCGACTGGGCACTGCGCGGCGCTGTCCACGGTGCAGAAGGACCGCGAGGGGGGCTGTCCGCGGTGCTGGAGGAAGCTGGGCTAGGATCTGCCCGGCGCTGTCCGCGGTGCTGAAGGGAACCCGGGCTGGGCACTGCGGGGCGCTGTCCGCGGTGCTGAAGGGAGTCCGGGCTGGGCTCTGCGGAGCGCTGTCTGCGGTGCTGAAGGGATCGGACAGGGGCGCTGTCCGCGGTACTGAAGGTAGCCGGGCTAGCAGTATGTGCCCCGCCGCAGAGCCGCTGCGCtccgtggggctgaagccctgggcaAGTTGCTCCCGTGCCTGAGCCGGCCAAGTCCCCTCCCTTGGCCCGGAGAGGGGGCGGACGCGGCGCCAGGGGATGCTGCCGCCTGCATGCCATCCGGGGCTGGCTCCCAGCCGCCGGTAGCTGCCGCGCAGCCAGCCCGTCCTCCTGCGGCGGGGGGTGTGGGGAGGCTCTCAGACGCCCAGACCCGCGGAAAGGCAGCTGGAGGCGATGcgtgcgctgctgctgctgctgctgcggctgaAGACCAGGGGGCTGCGAGCCACTCTCGCCTCCGGAGCGGCTCTGTGAAGCCTGAACGCTGGGCGAAGCTGCTTTCTCCGGTGGCGGCGGCTGCTCCGGGCTGGGACATGGGCAGGGATGCTCCGGGAGCCGGCGCTGGACGAGTGATGTGCTGCTAGTGCTAACAGATCGCCCAGCCGTTCCATCCAGGCTGGCCTGTGACCCCCGGCAGCTTTTCCCCAGCCTGCGAGGTGAGTAGCAATGACTCGGGGGGAGACCTGGCTTGCTCGCAGGGTCGGACCCATCGCTGGGCATGAGCAAGGATGGGAAAGTTGAGCTGCTCACTAATCCGTAGCTGAGCCGGGTTTGTTTACTTGGGGACCCGCTTCCCGAGAACGAAGCTGCAGTCGGGTCAGTTTCCTTCCCATTCGTTAGACTGGGTCTTTGGAATTGGTGTGTGGTAGCTAAGATTAGCCCACACCAGCACTGATTTATAATGCTTTGCTACTGAGTGCCTGGCCATCAAACTTGGGGTAGCTTCATTGGGCTGCTTGGCTCATTGCACATTACCTCAAATATCTGTTTCCcagttgctcttttttttttcgtAAATCTTCACTTGCCTGACCATAGAAAATTGATGCCTACCTGTGGCTTGGTAGGTGAGCAAAACTCTTTACTCTCCAAATCTCTAATGCAGACGTAGCTGGGTGCATCCCActtagaaaaaacaacaacacagcaTGCTACAACAGCTGTGGCTGGCAGTATTTCAGTGCCTTACCCTTGTGATAAAAACATAGCTAGCACTTCAATTAAGAGGATATCTTTTGATTTTGACAAAGCGTGTGTAATATCCGGTGTCTCCCTCTGTAGCAGTTTTGGGAAAACTGTCTTGCTTAGCAGGATCCGTTAGCTTATCTTGTGAGATTATAGCTTCCTCCTGATTCATTCTTTTTGACAGATTTTTAATATAATCTGAGTCGACAGGAAATGTCtctttggggaggaggaagaggaaacagATCTCTATAAGTATGTGTGtattgatgggggaggggttggttgTGTCTGTGTTCAAATGCTCATAATTTTATTTATTCAAGTAGTCCTGTGTATGCTATTAGCAGGCAATCCATACCTGACTAGTAATAAACATAAAACTAATATTCCAGTTACTAAAAAGTTTCCTGCAAATACTTTTCACTCTAGGATGACCGTTCCTTGCCCCATTATCAGAAAACCAGCAAGAGACCCTTTTTCTGCTGGCATTACACTGAAGTCCAAATGGCATTTAGAAAAGGATTGAAAATGCACACCTTGATGACAGTGGTGTGACACACAACACAGACAATAAAGTAACAGCAAATCATATGTGGAGTGCTCTTTCCTGGGATAGGGATGGGCTTTCCTTCCTTTTCCAATCTGTCAATCATTACCTTGCCCATTTAAATATTATTCTCCATTGCCAAATCCGCTGGCTGTTCTATGTAGCTGTGCTGGCATACTAAGTTTTAGCATGGAGACTGTCACTAACCTAATGAGACAAATCTATTATGGTAATGCCGTGTACATgccagacattttaaaatactgatcTATGAACTCCTCGCTGGACATTAATATAAGTCTGAAAACTGCTGCCCTGAAAAATGTCAGTGTCTAGAAATGCCAAATAAGGACAATTACACTacagaagaaggagaagaaaCCTACAGGCTTGACAGATGTTACCAGCCCAGCCTCTTTACCTTGCTCTGTAAAAATACCATATTTAAAACACTGAGGAATTCTAACTCTCTAAGCCTATATAAGatacagggttttgttttgttttgtttttcatatgGGAAGCTCAGATCAGACTAAAGCCCATATAATTCTTGTTTTACCTTCTGTGATTTTGTCTGATAAAGCTTCTCTGGCCTTTTTATCCTCTTGATTTTAAGAAACTGAGCCATGCATTGTAGAAAAGAGTAGGTAGTGGTTACACCAAAAAAGAAAGGAACTGTTTTGATCCCAAGTTCTGTGCCAGTGAACTGCCTACTTACTATTTCAATTTCAGGCAATTATTTCATTTCTTTGTGTTTCCAATGACCAATATTTTCCAAATAGGAAAAAGCAAACATTAGGCATCATGATAAACCAGCATTTGATTGGAGATTTTCTATAGGCCCTTGTATGCATGAACTGTATGTGTACATTTGTCTCTCTCTACATCTATACAAATGCACACTTTATTGGCCCTATGTAGCATGTGTTGTTTTTCTTAGGAATAACTGAGGAGAAAAAACTGCTTTCAGATTAAACAGTTTTTAACATCTGCATGTTTTGAAACCACTGGTGTGGGTTGAAAGTGTGGTCTTCCTATGTCTGCTTTTGTGACTATTTCAAGTTATTCTTATTTTAACTATTTGTTTTCAGACCACTCCTCTGGTACCCCTATGGAAGCAGCTGTTTCTATCTGAGATTAGGACCGTATATGGAAGTTGAGGAGGGGGATGGCTTGTCATATCCAAGAAGCATGCCTACTTCTGTTACTAATACCTGGGTTGGTCACCCCAGCTGCCATCAATCATGAAGACTACCCTGCCGATGAAGGCGACCAGACCTCCAGTAATGACAATCTGATCTTTGACGACTATCGAGGGAAAGGCTGTGTGGATGACAGTGGCTTTGTATACAAACTGGGAGAACGTTTTTTCCCAGGGCATTCCAACTGCCCTTGTGTCTGTACTGAGGATGGGCCTGTTTGTGATCAACCCGAATGTCCTAAAATCCACCCAAAGTGTACTAAAGTGGAACACAATGGATGTTGCCCGGAGTGCAAAGAAGTGAAAAATTTTTGTGAATATCATGGGAAAAATTACAAAATCTTGGAGGAGTTTAAGGTATGAGTGATCCTTAGTATTTATTCACTACTCGCATGCTAGATGAACTTTGGTGGGGGGACTTTCAAAGTCACTTGGTATTGGCCTGTTTATACAGCAAAAAATGCTGGTGTGGTGCTCAGAGAATGAATATTCACAAGTACATCAAAACATGTAACAGTTGTTAGCCTCAAGGCTTGCTGTGTTTGATTAAATAGTGATCATCCAGCTTGCAGGTAGTTAAATTTCCATGCAGGTGATTTTAAAGTAATGAGAACTATACTGATTGGAACTGTCCAGTTCCCATGGGTAAAGTATTCAGGAGTCATTTTGAAAGGAatgttttcaaaaaatctttaccgTGTGCTTGTGATTTTAAGAAATTAGAAGACGGATTTTCCGTTAAGCTAAGGAAAATGCCATACCTCTGTTGCAGTAGCATCTATACCCAACACATACGTTTTTATTTCTGAGAACATGTGCCCTCATAGCTCAGTAGTAAAGACTTGCTTTGAAGCACAACTTTTAACTCTTCATGGGATAAACCTTACGCCTCTACTTGCcaggtttttttcttctctggCAGTGAATACACTTTCATATCAGTTTTTGTATTTTCCAGCAGTTCAGTAACACAAGCTAGACTTTATTTCCAGACAGTAGCTTCTCTTTCAGTTGTATCCTACAGTAATAGTATATAGTTTAGTTTTTCTTTCACGAGGGATTTCCCATCCACGCATGAATCAGAATGTCCTAGAAAGAGCCTAGTTCTTTCCTAAGGTGCATTAGACACATATCCTTAATAGACTAACAAATAGTGTGTCCTTTGCTTTGCCAAAGAATACAACTTGAGGCTGCTGATTGTGTGACCAGTAATAATATATTGTGCTGTTGATAGCCtaggaaaaaaattaattcaacTTATTATGACAGGCATCAGCCTCCGACCTTTGAAAATATAACATTACTATCTTTGCATGACTCCTTAAAAATTAGTGACCTCGTGTTATTCCTGGGTCAAAATCGAGTACACATGATAAAATCATGCAAGACCCTTTTCGGAAGAGGTCCTACAGCATAAGGGATGCAACATGGAACTTTTATGTCACAAACCCTGTGCAAGAAAAAAAGTTGTCAGAGAAACAATGAATTAGTACTTTGCCACTGATAATACTAGGAGTATGTTTTCAAGGCTATGCATTGACATGGAGCCACAAAGCCTCTGTTAAAATAAGATGGAGTCGATTCCCTGATTATTGTGAGGAAACCTAACCCCCACCTCAAGCTAATGCCAAACTTTTAGCTGGGGACTGCTCAGTAGATCACAATCCGAGATCATAATAACCACCTTAATGATGAGGAAAACACAGATCAGATTGTGGAATGCCCCCGATCAAATAAGTCTCCATGCAGGACTTCAGGAGATACTCCTAATTCAATTTAGATCACAATCAAAACTTCTCTTGCTCATAGCTGGGCTCCTGTGTAGAGAACAGTGAATTTTTTTCTGCAAATAGCAAATTCACAAAAAGATACATTTTCAGGGGCACAGAAACATCACAATTTCAGGCACTGAGCTGAAACATTTCCTCAGTCAACTCCGCTCCTGAAAAAGTGAGAAGGAATATACTGTGGGGATAGAGTGGCATTTGCAGGAGGTTTGGTTATGATGAAATTCCAACTATACCAAAATAGCAAAGTCCTGTTATTCTCAAGGCATTTCTATGGAGTTAAATTCTGTTTTAAGTGTAGCACCATTCCAGACACACAGAAAAACTCATGGAGCTGAAAGATAATACCTGGGCCAACAACTGGGATCTTGTAAATTTCATTATAAGGAATTTGCCAGTCTTATTGAGTGACATCCTGATTGCACTGAAGTCAAATGCAGTTTTCCCATTGATATTTATGGAGCCACGATTTCCTCCATTATCTCTGTAGTAGAAATTTTGAAGACTCCATTCTCGTTCTCTTGCCTCTTGTGACATTTTGATGGTCTGCAGGTCTTCTCAGTGCATTTCCACCTACGAGGACGTCAAGCTATACCAGAGATGAGATACTTCCGTATGCTTCTTAGAAACAGAGTGCTTGTCGCTGAAATGGACTCGTATAGTTTAAGCCTTTCACCTGTCAGAATAACGGCTTGATTACTGTTTATATGTATCAAGATCTAGGTTCCACCATCTGATTTTATGCTGGTCAATATATAGTTAAggttgacacacacacacacacacacacacacacacacacacacacacacacacactgtgttaaTTAATTTCACCAGAACTGAGCCAATCTCTGAAATTTCACATGTATGATCTTCGGTCAAGATCGACATTTTTGTCTGGAAAGTTTGGAGCAAGTTGAAGAAGACAGTGTAATTGGGTCAGTACTTCAGTGGCTTCAGTTCTGGGGTGATTTTCCTAACTTATTTTTAGCTCACTGTAGCTTGTTGGCTTGGCATAGAAAATCCATCTTTCTCTTCATCTGttgctcttagggtatgtctacactagccccctagttagaactagggaggctagtgagggtgaccaaaattgcaaatgaagagcgggatttacatatcccgtgcttcgttagcatgttcccgggtggtcgccattttggcacttgactagcctggaataattacacatggcagtgaaacgggagttcgaaggaaagcccttaattcgaattagctgttaaacctcattccatgaggaatagcagttaattcgagttagggctttacttcgaactcccatttcactgccacatgtagacgcgggcagttattccgggctagtcaatttgtaaatcccgcacttcatttgcaattttggtcaccctcattagcctccctagttcgaactagggggctagtatagacatacccttagtgagtacAAATGTGTTTGACTAGTTTTTGGAGTAAATACAAATGTGTTTGACTAGTTTTTGGAGTAAAACGGTGGTACCTGGTGGGAATTCTTTTGTTACTAAGATGCGTGTTTTCCAAAATCTGACTTCCATGTTGTGGGCACAAGTAGCGTCCGTAATTTTTGTGCACCGATAAAAAACGGTATGCACAAATATCAGCATGCGGGCAACCAGCCACCTAATTTGTGCTAGTCCAAGTGTTGATATTTGTATGTCTTAGAGGAAGTCGAAGCTGAACTTCAGCTGCAAATTGAACCTAAAAAGTAGTTTGTATACTTTATAAAGCCCCTTATGTGCTTGTAACACACTGCTGGCTCAGCAAGAGAGTGTTTTGCTGGTGATTAGACTTGGGGTCAGCTCTCTGCCAAACCAGCCTATCTTTTGCACCAGGAAACCCCTCTAGGCTCTCTGGAACCAAATCTCATCTAGCAGGAAACAATCAATGAACCAactccagccctggagctccTCGGAGACATTGCTTTGCAGTCACAGATGATATTAAGTTCACTGCTCTTTTATTGAGTTACTGCATCACCGTTTATGAACGCAACTGGGGTAAATGTACCCTTCCGTTCCTGAGtaaaagtaaaacaagtttattgaaaAAGAAGCAAGAATTACACTCAGCACCCTCCTccggaaatattttttcctaatgtccaacctagacctctcccactgtaacttgagcccattgctccttgttctgccatctgtcactactgagaacagcctctcttcatcctctttggaacctcccttcagggagttgaaggctgctatcaactccctcctcactcttctcttctgcagactaaacaaacccaaatccttcagcctttcctcagaggtcatgtgctccagccccctaatcattttggttgccttctgctgcactctctccaatgcgtccacatcttttctatagtggggagcccagaactggacacaatactccacgagcgtgtctagactacaggttttttcgaaaaaagcagccttttaaaaaaaaacttcacctgcatctagactgcagcggcATTCTTTCTAAAGtgaatcgaaagaacgcggcagtttttttgatcatgGTAAAccccattttacgaggaataatgccttttttcaaaagtactcttttgaaaaaaggtgctattgaatgcaaactgtgctttttcaaaagagcatctagactctctttcgaaaaagtgtctcgctttttcgaaaaatctgcttgtagtctagatcaatggttctcaaccgtgggccatatggctccccaggggtcACACCTTACCTCTAGGGGGTCACATGGAATAAATGGaccattaggtaaattatgtaccttattttccaactaacagcagctatgaagggggccacaaaggtaaacaaggctcagaagggggccatgagcaaaaaaaggttgagaaacactggtagatgctctcttttgaaagaggcttgtagtgtagacgtagcccaggtgtggcctcaccagagccaaataaaggggaatagaaGGATAGAATATCATTGTGTCCCTTATATTTCCCACAGGTTTGTCTTTTTCACAGGCAGGAAGGTACCCATGGGGACTCAGCATCCTGTGTCCATTGCAGGACCATGTTAATTTTCTGTGTCTCCAATTCAGAAAGAGGATAACCCCTACTGGTTTCACTCAATAGTTTTGTGTGCTCCTAATGTGTAATTTGAGGTAAACCCAGATTGCTTTGTCTAGGGCAGGCCTGTGTGTTACCTTTATCTGGGCCTGTGGCAGGTCACCACCCAGTTCTGGGTGGGGGAATGTTGGGTGCTGTGTTTCGGTGCTGCAGGGGAATCAGGTGACTagtaggggtgctaaggcagctccctgcctgttctGGCGccacagactgcgctgcgccccagaagcggccggcaacaggcccagctctgaggttgggggagggcagagcgcacaaggctctgtgcactgcccctgccctgagcgcgagctctgcactcccattggctgggaatctgctgctggctgcttctgggagtgcagcacaggctgaggagaggcaggaagctgccttagcccctcccACTGTGCTGCTGACCGGGAGCCACGCAAGGtaagcccttcctgcccccaaaacgggagccccctccttcacccatcctcagcctcaccctggagccaagACCCTAGTTACATTATACTGGGTCGGGGCAGCAATGATTTTCTTCatctgggtcatgagaaaaaaatgtttttcaaagcGCTGCTCTCGGTGACGCTGTCTTGTCTTAAACATCACACAGATGCCTCACCTATAACATTAACAGACGAGTTTCCCCGTGGTATTGGTAGCCGCCATGCTATTAGCTTGCATAGGGGATTTCACAAGGCATAGTTTGCATGGATACCACTGATACCTCACAGCCCTGAGGGGAACCTGACAGGATCTCTATGGAAGTTGAGGCAAGGGCCAGGGATCTCATCATGAGGGAGTGTCACAGAGGCAGTAGGTGCATCAGAGAGTGCTCTGAAGAGGATGGCAGTAGCCAGGATCTGGATGTAGGTATTTAGGCCCAGATATGTAAACTTATTTAGGTACCGccttttagcgaatataccctgcacccaaatataccctgcacccaaatataccctgcagtttttgctttttgagttaaaaaaatctTGCATACCCCGCGCACGAGTATAACCCGCGGGGTATACAAGgctgtgccgggggtatatttatgatgcggggggtgggagggaaattaGCCAGCAACTCACCGCCTGGTTCCTGCGCAGCCGCCAGCCTCCAGCCTCTAGGCGGGCGAGTGCTCACCACCTGGTTCCTATGGAGCCAGATgagtgctccccctgccccttcctatgGCTGCGGAGGAATCGGGCAGTGAGCACTCCCCCacccggaggctggaggctgcacaggaaccaggtgggggagcgctcaccacccggaggctggaggctgcaCAGAAATCGGATGGTGAGCTGGTGTGTAAAAAAAATGTGTCTACCCCACGCCCGGGTATAccctgtggcgggggggggggggtgcattgcTATCGACCATCAATGGGATTTAGGCTGCCAaacacctaaatatctttaataaatgtgatttaggctcctaaatcagtggGGCATTACCATCCTGAGTTTAGAAATACCTTTAAAAAATCTTAGTAGACACAAAACGTATCTGTTTTCGGGCTTTTGAGCTGGCTTTTGGGGTGCAGGGCAAAAAGGAGGAGGAACCAGATCATGGTCTGAGAGTTTTCAGTTTCacgaactggagaaatggcctgaggtaaataggatgatgtttaataaggacacatgcaaagtgttccacttaggaaggaacaatctgtttcacacacacaggatgggaagtgactgtctaggatgattctgacaaagtgggtctttccccacgaacgcttatgctccaataaatctgttagtctataaggtgccacaggacttctcgttgtttgtctgggaaggagtactgcagaaagggatctagggctcatagtggaccacaaggtaaatatgagtcaagagtgtgacgCTGTcgcaaaagaagcaaacatgatcctgggatgcatttacaggagtgctgtgagtaagacacaagaaatcattcttccactctactctgttctgggcaccacatttgaagaaagatgttgagaaattggaaaaggtccagagaagagcaacaataataattaaaggtatagagaacatgagctatgagggaagactgaaggaattgggcttgtttagtatggaaaagagaggactgagagggaacatgacagcggttttcaagtaccagtaccggcagtttaggttggacattaggaaaaagttcctgtcagggtggttaaacactggaataaattgcctagggaggttatggaatctccatcactggagatacttaggAACAgggtagacagacatctatcagggatgatctagatggtacttggtccttctgtgggggcaggggactggacttgatgacctcgcgaggtcccttctcATTCTAGTGTTCTACAATTCTATGGGTTTTGGGAGGAGCCAAGCTTAAAACAGTGACCTCACTATTGCAGGAACAAACCCTCTTGTCCTAGGCGGGCTCCCAACATCGCCTTCTTTGGCTTTCTTCATTAGTCCCAAAAGACAGAATTCCCACCACTGACTCTCAGAGCTACCTGCTTTGCTGAACATGTTCTTACCAATACCCTACTATACCACGTCTACTCATCTGCCTGGTCCTTAACTATCCATCTTCTTCTGATACCTGTCCCCAGCTTCATCTCCTCATTCCTCCCCTATGTGCTCAGCCACCCCCACATAACAACATGCACTCTCACATCCCCCCCCTTCTGTAAGTCTCATGGTCTCAGACTCATCCCCCCAAGAATCCCTATGTAGCCAGTCACCATAGgtactggaagagaccttgagaggttacCAGGTCCAATCTCCTGCACTCAGGGCAGcattaagtattatctagaccaagCATGACTAAGGGGTGAAAAAAAAGAGTGAAAATAATTCATTGCCACTGTAGAATCCTCCATACCCTCAGGGTATGATTGTAAGATTGTAAGacaatgtaagattgtcagtgttcttgcgcaaatactatgctgcaagagggccaatgtatttgcgcaagagggccagtgtagacagctaaaaactggtttgcgcaaaaaagccccaatgacgaaaatggcgatcggggctttcttgtgcaaaactgcatctagagtggcatggatgcttttcttcaaaaagtgcttttgcgcaaaagcatctgtgccaatctagaagctcttttccacaaatgcttttaacggaaaaacttctccgttaaaagcatttgtggaaaatcatgccagtctagacgtagccatggtgttttaCTGCCTGCTCGTCCTCCATACCCAACTGCCCCATCTCTTCTTCAATTCTCCTGATCCTCCAGGTGACTGTGCCTGGTTACACCACTGTGCTCTGTTGCCTTGCGTTCAGCTCACCAAGCCAGAGTTCATGTCTTCTTACGCAGTCCCTAGTCCAACGGGAGGGTCACAGTCCTGGCTGGGTAGTAACCCAGAAAATAAATAGTAATAACTGCATTAAGTTTAATTTTCTCAAACAATAATTATTCATTAAAAATTATGAATGTAATCATTAATtcgagattttttttatttatttgggggAACATTCATTTAGAACTAGTAGCATCTGTTCCACTGTTAGTTCTTTTAAACATGCATTATTAAGGCAAATATGCAAATAGTACTTTGGAAGAAAGATGGTGCCTTTTATCAAAGAGTGTCAGTACACCGCACATGTTGTTCAGGGATTCTCATGTCCTTGGGGACATAACCAGGATTAACGtctgtttgttctgtgtttggaTAGCGGGGTCCTGGTTTATAATTCTGCACTATGCACTGTGATGATGAAGAAATTAATAACATCTATTCTGTCCTTTGGTAAGAGGAGGTATAGAgagttaaattattttttttgtctCCACTGATGGTTAGAAACAGAATTCAAGTGTCCTGACACCAAGATCCCTTCTCTAACCATTAGCAAAGACATAAAATACAGCCTTATTTATTGTTAATTCAATGACTATTTTGGAGCCTTAGCAGACTCTATAATATTGTTATACCACGATGAATCCCACAACTGACATACAAACAGCCTGTCGCTAGTACTAGTGTTTGCCTAATCGAT belongs to Pelodiscus sinensis isolate JC-2024 chromosome 7, ASM4963464v1, whole genome shotgun sequence and includes:
- the VWC2L gene encoding von Willebrand factor C domain-containing protein 2-like, which codes for MACHIQEACLLLLLIPGLVTPAAINHEDYPADEGDQTSSNDNLIFDDYRGKGCVDDSGFVYKLGERFFPGHSNCPCVCTEDGPVCDQPECPKIHPKCTKVEHNGCCPECKEVKNFCEYHGKNYKILEEFKPSPCEWCRCEPSNEVHCVVADCAVPECVNPVYEPEQCCPVCKNGPNCFAGTTIIPAGIEVKVDECNICHCHNGDWWKPAQCSKRECHGKQTL